The proteins below are encoded in one region of Campylobacter rectus:
- the mobA gene encoding molybdenum cofactor guanylyltransferase, which yields MRAQISKKPSPDDNAGKTPNFSHCDNDTAQSQARILSQNISNLISKNDSALVSDLEQSGQENKILSPQNLPASQIANERANLSVEPFSPMLALYSILRNFKNESVFIVPADMPFVSEECVRELYKFAGEYDMVIAADDSHAHSLCGFFSANLADAAGELFAAGEHKIGLLRSRCRCKIVKFVHADEFFNINYPSDYERALKEGKI from the coding sequence ATGCGCGCTCAAATTTCAAAAAAGCCGTCGCCTGACGATAATGCGGGCAAAACGCCGAATTTTTCACATTGCGACAATGATACGGCGCAATCGCAAGCTCGAATTTTATCGCAAAATATTTCAAATTTGATTTCAAAAAACGACAGCGCGCTCGTTTCGGATTTGGAGCAAAGCGGACAAGAAAATAAAATTTTATCGCCGCAAAATTTACCTGCCTCGCAAATCGCAAACGAGCGAGCAAATTTGAGCGTAGAGCCCTTTTCTCCGATGCTGGCTCTTTACAGTATCCTTAGAAATTTTAAAAACGAAAGCGTCTTTATCGTCCCGGCCGATATGCCGTTTGTTAGCGAAGAGTGCGTGCGCGAGCTATATAAATTTGCCGGCGAATACGATATGGTTATCGCCGCAGACGATTCGCACGCGCACTCGCTTTGCGGGTTTTTCAGCGCAAATTTAGCGGACGCGGCGGGCGAGCTTTTTGCCGCGGGCGAGCACAAGATCGGGCTTTTGCGCAGCCGTTGCCGCTGCAAGATCGTAAAATTCGTGCACGCAGACGAATTTTTCAACATCAACTATCCAAGCGACTATGAACGAGCTTTAAAAGAAGGGAAAATATGA
- a CDS encoding membrane protein, translating into MSEKNLQILGWIGTRLSVIMYISYIPQIMGNLEGNKTPFIQPLAAAINYTIWTSYDLLKVKRDYPLAAANLPEIIFGLLATITAF; encoded by the coding sequence ATGAGCGAGAAAAATTTGCAAATTTTAGGTTGGATAGGCACGCGCCTATCGGTCATTATGTATATTTCCTACATCCCGCAGATAATGGGCAACCTTGAGGGCAACAAGACGCCTTTTATCCAGCCTCTGGCCGCAGCGATAAACTACACGATCTGGACTAGCTACGACCTGCTAAAAGTCAAAAGGGACTACCCGCTAGCGGCTGCGAATTTACCGGAAATAATTTTCGGACTTTTGGCGACGATAACGGCGTTTTAA